A single Paenibacillus kribbensis DNA region contains:
- the hprK gene encoding HPr(Ser) kinase/phosphatase produces the protein MAKKVKVSELVQQFQMEVISGEKGLRRLITVDDLNRPGLEMAGYFEYHTQERVQLLGRSELAFLGMLPPEERRDRMERLCTELTPCIIITRALEVPAELVKASAERDVPVLRTNMATTILSSRITGFLERKLAPTATIHGVLCDVYGVGMLITGSSGIGKSETALELVKRGHRLVADDAVEIRQTSDFQLHGTAPELIRHLLEIRGVGIINVMTLFGAGAVRNNKRITLVVRLEAWQQDKQYDRLGLDEETTRIIDTDVPLVTIPVRPGRNLAVIIEVAAMNYRLKQMGVNAALQFTNKLTATISEDMEDMD, from the coding sequence ATGGCTAAAAAGGTAAAGGTATCCGAGCTTGTACAGCAGTTTCAAATGGAGGTTATTTCCGGTGAAAAGGGTCTGCGCAGACTCATCACAGTCGACGATTTGAATCGTCCGGGTTTGGAGATGGCCGGGTATTTTGAATACCATACACAAGAGCGGGTGCAGCTTTTGGGGAGGTCTGAGTTGGCTTTTCTGGGTATGCTGCCTCCTGAGGAGAGACGGGATCGGATGGAGCGTCTGTGTACAGAGCTGACTCCATGTATCATTATCACTCGTGCTTTGGAAGTACCTGCTGAGTTAGTGAAGGCGAGTGCTGAGCGAGATGTACCTGTACTGCGAACCAATATGGCGACGACGATTTTATCAAGCCGCATTACGGGTTTTCTGGAAAGAAAGCTGGCTCCTACAGCGACCATTCATGGTGTATTGTGTGATGTGTATGGCGTAGGTATGCTTATCACAGGCAGCAGCGGGATTGGTAAAAGTGAAACGGCGCTGGAACTGGTTAAGCGTGGACACCGCTTGGTAGCGGATGATGCGGTAGAAATTCGGCAAACGTCTGATTTTCAGCTGCATGGTACTGCACCTGAGTTGATCCGTCACCTGCTGGAAATTCGGGGCGTGGGCATCATTAATGTGATGACGCTGTTTGGGGCAGGTGCTGTTCGTAATAACAAGCGGATTACATTGGTCGTCCGTCTGGAGGCATGGCAACAAGACAAGCAGTATGACCGTCTAGGCCTGGATGAAGAAACGACACGTATTATTGATACAGATGTTCCGCTCGTTACGATTCCAGTTCGTCCGGGCCGAAATTTGGCTGTTATTATTGAGGTGGCAGCGATGAACTATCGTTTGAAACAAATGGGCGTTAACGCAGCCCTGCAATTTACGAATAAGCTGACCGCTACGATCTCCGAAGATATGGAAGATATGGATTAA
- the rpmE gene encoding 50S ribosomal protein L31 — MQQAIQPKFNVTNVTCACGNTFETGSVKESLRVEICSACHPFFTGKQKFIDAGGRVDRFKKKYGM; from the coding sequence ATGCAACAGGCTATTCAACCGAAGTTTAACGTAACTAATGTTACTTGCGCTTGCGGGAATACGTTTGAGACTGGTTCAGTAAAAGAATCTCTGCGTGTAGAGATTTGTTCCGCTTGCCACCCGTTCTTCACAGGTAAGCAGAAGTTTATTGATGCTGGTGGACGCGTGGATCGTTTCAAAAAGAAATACGGTATGTAA
- a CDS encoding radical SAM protein, producing the protein MYLVYADEKGNVYDHASLYGLARSADMIVEIMEDELIPLPEGATLVGLPNTRPVGMNPDTGEMVSLPGDMQAVGALLPQGFTRLCLPGYVKTDKEYKLPLFGYSAVVWKDGAFYVTAEQSDSPSKWNPENCDRHQVKLGVQRMTEQYPENRLYQHLSNCALGYECLTSSNTFLNRWEGGVPVSYSCNAGCFGCISEQPDDSGFVSPQTRMNFRPRVEEIVEVMLEHLKTPESIISFGQGCEGEPSTQAKLIIDAIKEVRSVTDMGYININTNAGLNDHIRGIVDAGLDLMRVSTISALDDHYNAYYKPRGYTLANVEKSLRYASEQGVYTSINYLIFPGVTDREEEIEAMIEFAKRTKLKLIQMRNLNIDPESYLELIPPAQGDILGMKQMLEIYREELPDVVIGSYTHVPPPGQARPKFARA; encoded by the coding sequence ATGTATTTGGTGTATGCCGACGAAAAAGGCAATGTATATGATCATGCTTCTTTGTATGGGCTTGCCCGCAGTGCAGACATGATTGTCGAAATCATGGAGGATGAGCTTATTCCGCTACCGGAAGGAGCTACGCTGGTAGGTTTGCCCAACACCCGCCCGGTCGGTATGAACCCTGATACTGGGGAAATGGTTTCTCTTCCTGGAGACATGCAGGCGGTAGGGGCATTGTTGCCGCAAGGTTTTACACGTTTGTGTCTGCCGGGGTATGTGAAAACCGATAAAGAATATAAGCTCCCCTTGTTCGGTTATTCTGCCGTAGTCTGGAAAGATGGAGCATTTTATGTAACCGCAGAGCAGAGTGACAGTCCGTCCAAATGGAATCCTGAAAACTGTGACCGTCATCAGGTCAAGCTGGGGGTTCAGCGGATGACGGAGCAATATCCGGAAAACCGACTCTACCAACATTTGTCCAACTGTGCGTTAGGCTATGAATGCCTTACTTCCTCGAACACATTCCTGAATCGCTGGGAAGGAGGGGTCCCAGTATCTTATTCTTGTAATGCCGGTTGCTTTGGCTGTATATCTGAACAGCCGGATGACAGTGGCTTTGTGTCTCCGCAAACAAGAATGAATTTCCGCCCCCGTGTCGAAGAAATTGTAGAGGTCATGCTGGAACACTTGAAAACACCGGAGTCCATTATCAGCTTCGGGCAAGGTTGCGAAGGTGAGCCTTCCACTCAAGCCAAACTGATTATTGATGCAATCAAAGAAGTGCGTTCCGTTACCGATATGGGATATATCAATATCAATACGAATGCGGGCTTGAACGATCATATCCGGGGCATCGTAGATGCAGGTCTTGATCTGATGCGGGTCAGCACCATTAGTGCGCTGGACGATCATTACAATGCTTATTACAAGCCTAGGGGCTATACGTTAGCCAATGTAGAAAAATCACTCCGATATGCCTCTGAGCAGGGTGTATATACGTCGATTAACTATCTGATATTCCCTGGTGTAACTGACCGGGAGGAAGAAATTGAGGCGATGATCGAGTTCGCCAAACGTACTAAGCTCAAGCTGATTCAGATGCGTAATCTGAATATTGATCCTGAGAGCTATTTGGAGTTGATTCCACCTGCTCAAGGAGACATACTTGGCATGAAGCAAATGCTTGAGATTTACCGGGAAGAGCTGCCTGATGTCGTTATCGGGTCTTATACTCATGTACCGCCACCGGGACAGGCACGTCCCAAATTTGCCAGAGCCTAA
- a CDS encoding YbaB/EbfC family nucleoid-associated protein, whose product MNNMNQMMKQVKKMQEQMLKAQEELGEKVIEGSSGGGVVTVEVSGHKKVLSITIKPEAVDPDDVEMLQDLVLTAVNDALSKADELANNDMGKFTGGMKIPGLF is encoded by the coding sequence ATGAATAATATGAACCAAATGATGAAGCAAGTGAAAAAAATGCAGGAGCAAATGCTGAAAGCCCAAGAGGAGCTTGGCGAAAAAGTAATCGAAGGCAGTTCCGGCGGCGGTGTCGTGACTGTAGAGGTAAGTGGTCATAAAAAAGTGTTGTCCATCACGATCAAACCGGAGGCTGTAGATCCTGATGATGTGGAAATGCTGCAAGATCTCGTGCTGACTGCGGTCAATGATGCTTTGTCCAAAGCAGACGAACTGGCTAACAATGATATGGGCAAATTTACAGGCGGCATGAAAATTCCGGGCTTGTTCTAG
- the lgt gene encoding prolipoprotein diacylglyceryl transferase, which translates to MSTATLLLNPIAFSIGAIKVHWYGLILGLAALVGLYLAIREGKRFGIPQDFFMDMLLLGVPSAIIGARIYYVAFKWEDYRDNLWDVFKIWNGGIAIYGALIGAIICAVIYFRYKGYNFWRIADICAPGLLIGQAIGRWGNFVNQEAYGGPTEETFLRNQLHLPDFIVNQMNVNGVFHHPTFLYESLWSIVGVILLLVIRRMKFVRAGEMFAFYFIWYSIGRFFIERVRTDSLAFQGPDWMASFLNALWSPMVWLGFEPGYLDPNYGNVRISQLLAIFIIVAAVIFILVRRRKGSSVARYSDPIVSSKMGIDQVPDVTPEQASRPGQETVPPTVTADKHPKEETDEDKKEHL; encoded by the coding sequence ATGTCAACGGCAACATTATTGCTGAATCCGATTGCTTTTTCCATCGGGGCAATTAAGGTCCACTGGTATGGGCTAATTTTGGGGCTGGCGGCGCTTGTGGGTTTATATCTGGCCATCCGTGAAGGAAAAAGATTCGGTATTCCGCAGGATTTTTTTATGGATATGCTGCTGCTAGGCGTCCCATCGGCTATTATTGGAGCGCGTATTTATTATGTGGCCTTCAAGTGGGAAGACTACAGAGATAATCTATGGGATGTTTTCAAAATTTGGAATGGCGGTATTGCGATCTATGGCGCGTTGATCGGCGCGATCATATGTGCAGTCATTTATTTCCGCTATAAAGGATATAACTTCTGGCGTATCGCTGATATTTGTGCGCCGGGTCTACTGATCGGCCAAGCGATTGGACGCTGGGGTAATTTTGTCAATCAGGAAGCTTACGGTGGACCGACGGAAGAAACCTTTTTGCGGAATCAACTGCATTTGCCGGATTTTATTGTGAATCAGATGAATGTTAACGGAGTATTCCACCACCCTACGTTCCTGTATGAATCGCTGTGGAGTATCGTAGGCGTGATTTTGTTGCTTGTGATTCGCCGGATGAAGTTTGTACGTGCGGGTGAAATGTTTGCATTTTACTTCATTTGGTACTCTATCGGTCGCTTTTTCATCGAGCGGGTGCGGACGGACAGCTTGGCTTTTCAGGGGCCGGACTGGATGGCTTCTTTTCTGAATGCTCTGTGGTCCCCTATGGTGTGGCTAGGGTTTGAACCAGGGTACTTGGACCCGAATTACGGCAACGTACGGATTTCACAGCTGCTTGCTATTTTCATCATTGTAGCTGCTGTAATTTTCATCCTGGTTCGTCGCCGGAAGGGTTCATCCGTTGCGAGATATAGCGACCCGATTGTCTCCAGTAAGATGGGGATTGATCAGGTACCTGACGTGACGCCAGAGCAAGCATCCCGCCCAGGACAAGAGACGGTTCCTCCAACTGTTACAGCGGATAAGCATCCTAAGGAAGAAACGGACGAGGACAAGAAGGAGCATCTATGA
- a CDS encoding DUF2508 family protein: MWERMKRNFRRQEHNKSEAECRQELFAQIRTSHAEWLRAHRLFHEATGKDEIDYAIFVLEAAERKYQIHLKSAKQQGLHRFHLPADEPGYVHDPDREHKRRAE; encoded by the coding sequence ATGTGGGAACGGATGAAGCGAAATTTTCGTCGACAGGAGCACAACAAATCAGAAGCAGAGTGTCGGCAGGAATTGTTTGCCCAGATTAGAACTTCGCATGCGGAATGGCTAAGAGCACATCGTTTGTTTCATGAAGCTACCGGCAAGGATGAGATCGATTATGCCATTTTTGTTCTGGAAGCCGCGGAGCGTAAATATCAAATCCACTTAAAAAGTGCCAAGCAGCAAGGCTTACATCGTTTTCACCTACCTGCAGATGAACCGGGGTATGTGCATGATCCGGATCGTGAACATAAACGGAGAGCAGAATGA
- the rho gene encoding transcription termination factor Rho, with translation MDLQISDLEEMKLTDLYKLAKQYQIPYYGTLKKKELIFAILRAQAEKSGLMFMQGVLEILPEGYGFLRPINYLPSTEDIYISASQIRKFDLRTGDLVSGKCRTPKENERYFGLLQVNAVNGRSPEQAAERLHFPALTPLYPQTKLVLETSPNHLSTRIMDVLAPVGLGQRGLIVAPPKAGKTLLLKEIANSISTNNPEIELFVLLIDERPEEVTDMQRSVKGEVVASTFDELPENHIKVAELVLERALRLVEHKKDVVILLDSITRLARAYNLVIPPSGRTLSGGIDPAAFHRPKRFFGAARNVEEGGSLTILATALIDTGSRMDDIIYEEFKGTGNMELHLDRKLAERRIFPAIDIRRSGTRREEVLLNKEELDTIWAIRKNMTESHDFVEGFLKKLRNSKNNAEFLASFDLTTPSGGSPSSSGGQQRRTTRSTAASVPASTN, from the coding sequence ATGGATCTGCAAATTTCCGATCTGGAAGAAATGAAGCTGACCGACCTGTACAAGCTGGCCAAGCAATACCAGATCCCGTACTACGGAACGCTCAAGAAGAAAGAATTAATTTTTGCCATCCTGCGTGCGCAAGCTGAGAAGAGCGGATTGATGTTTATGCAGGGGGTTCTGGAAATACTTCCTGAAGGTTATGGCTTTTTGAGGCCAATCAATTATCTCCCGAGTACCGAAGATATTTACATCTCTGCTTCACAAATCCGCAAGTTTGACTTAAGAACAGGCGATCTTGTATCCGGTAAATGCCGAACGCCAAAAGAAAATGAACGATATTTTGGATTGCTTCAAGTTAACGCAGTCAATGGAAGAAGTCCTGAGCAAGCTGCTGAGAGGCTACATTTTCCTGCACTGACTCCACTTTATCCGCAAACCAAATTAGTCCTTGAAACTTCCCCCAACCATTTGTCTACGAGAATTATGGATGTACTGGCCCCTGTCGGACTTGGACAGCGCGGACTTATTGTAGCACCTCCCAAAGCTGGGAAGACGCTTCTCCTCAAAGAAATTGCCAATAGCATTTCTACCAACAATCCCGAGATTGAGCTTTTTGTCTTGTTGATTGATGAACGCCCCGAAGAAGTGACCGATATGCAGCGTTCTGTTAAAGGTGAAGTAGTGGCTTCTACATTTGATGAGCTTCCTGAAAATCACATCAAAGTGGCAGAACTGGTATTGGAGCGTGCGCTGCGTCTCGTGGAGCATAAAAAGGATGTTGTTATCCTGCTGGACAGCATTACACGTCTGGCTCGTGCGTACAATCTCGTTATTCCTCCATCCGGTCGTACTTTGAGTGGGGGTATTGATCCGGCGGCATTTCATCGTCCGAAGCGCTTTTTTGGCGCGGCACGGAACGTGGAGGAAGGCGGCAGTCTGACGATCCTTGCTACAGCGTTGATTGATACGGGATCACGCATGGATGATATTATCTATGAAGAGTTTAAGGGTACTGGCAACATGGAGCTTCATTTGGACCGCAAACTGGCAGAACGTCGCATCTTCCCTGCCATTGATATCCGCCGTTCCGGCACACGTCGCGAGGAAGTGCTGTTGAACAAGGAAGAACTGGATACCATTTGGGCTATTCGTAAAAATATGACGGAAAGCCATGATTTTGTGGAAGGCTTCCTCAAAAAGCTGCGCAACAGCAAAAATAACGCCGAATTTTTGGCTTCGTTTGATTTGACGACACCTTCTGGTGGATCGCCAAGCAGTTCGGGCGGTCAGCAACGGAGAACCACGCGTTCAACCGCAGCGTCAGTCCCGGCCTCGACCAACTAA
- a CDS encoding ABC transporter ATP-binding protein — MAGVRLEHIFKKYPGADKATVVDVNLDIQDKEFLVLVGPSGCGKSTTLRMIAGLEEISDGKLYIGDRVVNDVAPKDRDIAMVFQSYALYPHMNVYQNMAFGLKLRKVKKEEIDKRVREAAKILDIEHLLDRKPKALSGGQRQRVALGRAIVRDPQVFLMDEPLSNLDAKLRGQMRAEITKLAKRLETTVIYVTHDQVEAMTMGDRIVVMKDGIIQQAASPDELYNRPVNLFVAGFIGSPTMNFISGKLVEKEGALHFTAPGLELFVPEGKGQILKAKGYIGKEVILGIRPEDIHEEPVFLEASPNTIFTSTVDVTENLGHEMLLYLSGAGNDTIIARVDGRSNTRDGVKAKLAVDMNKVHIFDKESELSILVGE, encoded by the coding sequence ATGGCTGGCGTACGTTTAGAGCATATTTTCAAAAAATATCCGGGTGCAGATAAAGCTACGGTTGTTGATGTCAATTTGGACATTCAAGATAAAGAATTTCTCGTATTGGTTGGTCCTTCCGGCTGTGGGAAATCTACTACACTCCGTATGATCGCTGGTCTGGAGGAAATCTCGGACGGTAAATTGTACATTGGAGATCGTGTTGTGAACGACGTGGCTCCAAAGGATCGCGATATCGCGATGGTATTCCAGTCTTATGCCTTGTATCCGCATATGAACGTGTACCAAAACATGGCTTTTGGTCTGAAGCTTCGCAAGGTGAAGAAAGAAGAAATTGATAAACGTGTACGTGAAGCAGCTAAAATCCTTGATATTGAGCATCTGCTCGATCGCAAGCCGAAAGCGCTGTCGGGTGGTCAGCGTCAGCGTGTTGCCTTGGGACGTGCGATTGTACGTGATCCGCAAGTCTTCCTGATGGATGAGCCACTGTCCAACCTGGATGCCAAGCTGCGTGGTCAGATGCGTGCGGAAATCACGAAGCTGGCTAAGCGTCTGGAAACGACTGTAATCTACGTAACCCATGATCAGGTCGAAGCAATGACCATGGGTGATCGGATCGTAGTCATGAAGGATGGTATTATCCAACAAGCTGCATCCCCGGATGAACTGTACAACCGTCCAGTGAATTTGTTCGTGGCTGGTTTTATCGGCTCTCCTACAATGAACTTTATCTCAGGTAAGCTGGTTGAAAAAGAAGGCGCGTTGCATTTCACAGCACCAGGTCTGGAGCTGTTCGTGCCTGAAGGTAAAGGTCAGATTTTAAAAGCGAAGGGCTATATCGGCAAAGAAGTGATCTTGGGTATCCGTCCTGAGGATATTCATGAAGAGCCTGTATTCCTGGAGGCTTCTCCGAATACGATCTTTACATCCACGGTGGACGTAACGGAAAATCTTGGTCACGAAATGCTGTTGTACCTGAGTGGTGCCGGAAATGATACGATTATTGCTCGTGTAGACGGACGTTCCAATACTCGTGATGGTGTCAAAGCGAAGTTGGCTGTCGATATGAACAAGGTTCATATTTTCGATAAAGAATCGGAATTGAGCATTTTGGTTGGTGAATAA
- a CDS encoding pro-sigmaK processing inhibitor BofA family protein — MRGAVWLVLIACVVVLTYLILKKNLGIGWLAVFGAHMALAAIALYIINYSGWITQVYIPINPVTMGTVTILGLPGIALLLGLKMMLFGQVV, encoded by the coding sequence ATGAGAGGGGCGGTCTGGCTTGTTCTGATTGCCTGTGTCGTGGTACTGACATATTTGATTCTTAAAAAAAATCTGGGTATCGGTTGGCTAGCGGTATTCGGGGCGCATATGGCTTTGGCGGCAATCGCACTGTATATTATCAATTATTCAGGGTGGATCACGCAGGTGTATATTCCGATTAATCCGGTGACAATGGGGACAGTAACGATATTAGGCTTGCCCGGGATTGCACTCTTATTGGGTTTGAAAATGATGTTATTCGGACAGGTTGTATGA
- the dnaX gene encoding DNA polymerase III subunit gamma/tau has translation MEHIALYRAWRPQAFKDMVGQQHIIQTLQNAIRENRTSHAYLFSGPRGTGKTSAAKILAKAINCEHGPAPEPCNECEACKRITAGAVMDVQEIDAASNRGVEEIRDLRDKVKYAPTEVRHKVYIIDEVHMLTTEAFNALLKTLEEPPPHVMFILATTEPHRIPATIISRCQRFDFRRVSLEEQTERLDLICRQENIQADADALQYIARLSDGGMRDAVSVLDQISSFTDGPVTYQQVLDMTGGIASEQFGKLALALLKEDVGTVLQMIENFMQEGKSADKCMENLLYYFRDLLMIKMVPQATKMTERVLDSEQFREVADAFTKEQLFAMIDTLNRYQSEMKYAVQPQTLFEVALLKLCSIPGETVAVAQPTAQRSGAVAADQGDVAALKRQLAELEKKLERALQGGLAVGAGQEASSGGRQASGGRAPAPRISAPAKLPPQLDRYIAEKSSEAFAATGRKWSQILQGVKEAKVTVHAWFMDGEPVSVLEDSVLVAFKNNIHRETTEKPANKQVIEKVLHEQLGHPYRLVTMMQKDWSAAIEGVSDQPAEEFQLEPEQDTPGKSKEPWIDEAIQLFGEDLVVIKD, from the coding sequence TTGGAACATATAGCGTTGTACCGTGCTTGGCGGCCTCAGGCCTTCAAAGACATGGTAGGACAACAGCATATTATCCAGACATTGCAGAACGCCATTCGTGAAAATCGCACGTCCCATGCTTACCTGTTCAGTGGTCCGCGAGGAACGGGGAAGACAAGTGCAGCCAAAATTTTGGCAAAGGCAATCAACTGTGAGCATGGACCTGCACCGGAACCTTGCAACGAATGCGAGGCCTGCAAACGGATCACGGCCGGGGCAGTTATGGATGTACAGGAAATTGATGCAGCCTCCAATCGGGGCGTTGAAGAGATTCGTGATTTGCGCGATAAAGTCAAATATGCGCCGACAGAAGTGCGGCACAAGGTTTATATCATTGATGAGGTGCACATGTTGACGACGGAAGCGTTCAATGCGCTGCTGAAGACGCTGGAAGAGCCGCCGCCACACGTCATGTTCATATTGGCCACGACAGAGCCACATCGGATCCCGGCGACGATTATTTCACGCTGTCAGCGTTTTGACTTCCGGCGAGTATCGCTGGAAGAGCAGACAGAACGGCTTGATCTGATATGTCGACAGGAGAACATACAAGCTGATGCAGATGCACTGCAGTACATTGCGCGTCTTTCAGATGGCGGGATGCGGGATGCGGTTAGCGTTTTGGATCAGATATCCTCGTTTACAGACGGCCCGGTTACCTATCAGCAGGTGCTGGATATGACGGGAGGCATTGCGTCCGAACAATTCGGCAAGCTTGCGTTGGCGCTGCTGAAAGAAGACGTGGGCACGGTGCTTCAAATGATCGAGAACTTTATGCAGGAAGGTAAAAGCGCGGATAAGTGCATGGAGAATCTCCTGTACTATTTCCGGGATTTGCTTATGATCAAGATGGTGCCACAGGCCACTAAAATGACGGAGCGAGTTCTGGATTCGGAGCAGTTCAGGGAAGTAGCAGATGCCTTTACCAAGGAGCAACTCTTTGCGATGATCGACACCCTTAATCGTTATCAGAGCGAGATGAAATATGCTGTTCAGCCGCAAACTCTGTTTGAGGTAGCTCTGTTGAAGCTGTGCAGCATTCCCGGGGAAACGGTAGCTGTTGCTCAGCCGACTGCACAGCGATCTGGCGCTGTTGCCGCTGATCAGGGAGATGTAGCGGCGTTGAAGCGTCAGCTTGCTGAGCTGGAGAAGAAGCTGGAACGCGCGTTGCAAGGTGGATTGGCCGTCGGGGCGGGCCAGGAGGCCTCATCGGGTGGGCGTCAGGCTTCCGGTGGTCGTGCCCCTGCTCCGCGAATTTCTGCTCCAGCCAAGCTCCCCCCTCAGCTGGATCGTTATATCGCCGAGAAGTCGAGCGAAGCATTTGCAGCAACGGGGCGTAAGTGGAGCCAGATTTTGCAGGGAGTCAAAGAGGCGAAGGTCACGGTTCATGCATGGTTTATGGACGGTGAGCCGGTTTCTGTGTTAGAGGACAGCGTGTTGGTAGCCTTTAAAAACAATATCCATCGTGAAACTACCGAAAAGCCTGCGAATAAGCAGGTTATTGAGAAGGTTCTGCATGAACAGTTGGGCCATCCATATCGTCTGGTGACGATGATGCAAAAGGATTGGAGTGCTGCGATTGAAGGAGTTTCTGACCAGCCTGCCGAAGAGTTCCAACTGGAGCCGGAGCAAGATACGCCGGGAAAGTCCAAAGAACCCTGGATTGATGAAGCAATTCAGCTTTTCGGGGAAGACCTGGTAGTTATTAAAGATTAA
- a CDS encoding PucR family transcriptional regulator, with translation MTLNTEWIQQQLQNIIQAPFTIVSWCSEMTAEGQSADSVMPNRSFIRDNKLYFPFCASVGELAAFMVEARHLTDRERQLVEALLGNMEQVWQNGAQLSMNPMYSEEERMNRFGQWLIQQAANLHSEEEIPEELQLHDSLSACMVPILLNGEGTQEGGIAFPQLHRLLASYFGGEVLLVPLDKQSWLIMAKKELLLGADDERDKDAETRDTDFTESLEEVLTAFSLGLYELIANEWVGVFHLAVSKPLIPARNLPKELNMLWETIHLGKIFHVTEHIHFSWELHLERLLNRIPKEQRILFLEQLMKSSVILKDPETAATLDIFFQLDCNVSETAKRLYVHRNTLIYRLDKIKQETGLDVRTFNDAVLVKLYLLLYKVTKRK, from the coding sequence GTGACTCTGAATACGGAATGGATTCAGCAACAGCTTCAGAATATTATTCAAGCGCCTTTTACCATAGTGTCCTGGTGTTCGGAAATGACGGCAGAAGGTCAATCAGCAGATTCAGTTATGCCGAATAGATCGTTTATACGTGATAACAAGTTATATTTCCCGTTTTGTGCTTCGGTGGGTGAGCTGGCTGCCTTTATGGTAGAGGCCAGACACTTGACCGATCGGGAACGACAGTTGGTAGAAGCGCTGTTGGGGAACATGGAACAGGTTTGGCAGAATGGGGCACAATTGTCGATGAATCCGATGTATAGCGAGGAAGAGCGGATGAATCGTTTTGGACAATGGCTTATACAGCAGGCTGCCAATCTGCACAGTGAAGAAGAGATTCCCGAAGAGTTGCAGCTTCACGATTCACTATCGGCGTGTATGGTTCCGATTTTACTGAATGGTGAGGGAACACAGGAGGGTGGGATTGCCTTCCCGCAGCTGCATCGACTGTTAGCCAGTTATTTTGGTGGAGAGGTGCTGCTTGTTCCACTCGATAAGCAATCTTGGTTGATTATGGCTAAAAAAGAGCTTCTGTTAGGAGCAGACGACGAACGGGATAAAGATGCTGAAACCAGGGATACGGATTTTACAGAATCGCTGGAGGAGGTCCTTACGGCTTTTAGCTTGGGCTTATACGAGCTTATTGCGAATGAGTGGGTGGGTGTATTCCATTTGGCGGTATCCAAGCCGTTAATTCCTGCACGAAATCTACCCAAAGAGCTGAATATGTTATGGGAGACGATCCACCTTGGGAAAATTTTTCATGTAACAGAGCACATCCACTTTTCATGGGAGCTTCATTTGGAAAGGCTGTTAAACCGCATTCCCAAGGAACAACGGATACTATTTTTGGAGCAGCTAATGAAGTCGTCTGTCATATTGAAAGACCCAGAAACGGCAGCTACATTGGATATCTTTTTTCAACTGGACTGTAATGTAAGTGAGACAGCTAAGCGCCTGTATGTACACCGGAATACGCTAATTTACCGTCTGGACAAAATTAAACAGGAGACGGGATTGGATGTGCGGACATTTAATGACGCAGTTTTGGTGAAGCTTTATCTACTATTGTATAAAGTGACAAAAAGGAAATAG
- the recR gene encoding recombination mediator RecR, whose product MYYPEPIAKLIDAFTRLPGVGPKTAARLAFHVLKMKEDDVIDFAKALVNVKRNLHFCSVCGNITDTDPCRICQDKTRDASVICVVQDSKDLVAMERTKEFDGLYHVLHGAISPMEGIGPEDIKLKELLNRLSDERVKELILATNPNIEGEATAMYISRLVRPFEIRVTRIAHGLPVGGDLEYADEVTLSKALEGRRELN is encoded by the coding sequence TTGTATTATCCGGAGCCGATCGCAAAGCTAATTGATGCTTTTACACGCCTACCGGGAGTGGGGCCCAAAACGGCTGCCCGGTTGGCTTTTCACGTACTGAAGATGAAGGAAGATGATGTGATTGATTTTGCCAAAGCGCTGGTCAATGTGAAACGTAATCTTCACTTCTGTTCAGTCTGCGGAAATATTACGGACACCGACCCTTGTCGGATTTGTCAGGATAAGACGAGGGATGCCTCCGTCATTTGTGTTGTTCAGGATTCCAAGGATTTGGTAGCCATGGAGCGCACCAAAGAATTTGATGGTCTTTACCATGTGCTTCACGGCGCGATTTCTCCTATGGAGGGAATTGGTCCTGAAGATATCAAGCTCAAGGAATTACTGAATAGACTCAGTGATGAACGCGTCAAGGAGCTGATTTTGGCGACGAATCCGAACATTGAAGGAGAGGCCACAGCCATGTACATTTCGCGGCTGGTGCGTCCTTTTGAGATTAGGGTTACTCGTATTGCTCACGGATTGCCGGTAGGTGGAGATTTGGAGTATGCCGATGAGGTTACCTTGTCCAAAGCGCTGGAAGGCCGCCGAGAGCTCAATTAG